The following is a genomic window from Argopecten irradians isolate NY unplaced genomic scaffold, Ai_NY scaffold_0978, whole genome shotgun sequence.
acatttcctttaaaggcccactacctttccgcagtaaaacataaaggtttcgttaaaacatttataacatcagaaaatatatatcgatggcataagatgaggtaacaacaccaaacatatgcatgATTTCATCCgtaataaatgaaaacagaggagagtcatttcgctgttttgccgtctggcgcagtaatagtCATCTACcgtgcggtatttaggacgacggcgggaaacataaaacgactcGCGTTatgaatattaacattttatttattttaatagaaTTGTTAAGAAGGTGATGATCGATATGTgcagtattaacggtaagttaataacttttgtgaatcttcaaaattatcggtctcgttttacattcccattttaataattataagccgtttcggaaaggtagtgggcctttaaatagctaccagtcatagagttctacatagattgtaaccaaatttggccagaaccatccttggggaaaggagaacagagtttgtataaattttgactctgaatccaggtgagcaatacagaccctctgggcctcttgtttacgaATACCATTATGCTGGTTAATAATTTCGGAAGAGTTAGCTCCCATTGTACGATAATGTTGGTACAATGTTATTAATAGCTCCCATTGTACAATGATATTggtatgatgtcacaatcattacctacccataagaacagataactctgtaatgtgcaaatttACACAAATTACAGTAAtgtaacagccagagtcatttagTAAGGATGTGTCAGGTTTAGGGATGGAGGAATTTTATACTGaaaaaatatactgtagcttaaCAAGGTATGATAAAATGTCTGTTCACAGTTTATAACTTTTGTGTTTTAGTGAGGACTTTCCCAGTGGACCATCAGGTGAACGAAAATTCATAGTCTGTGAGTCCAACCTGATGGAACTTTTCCAGGTGTGTCGATTCTGTGGGAATGAAGCTCATGGGGAGATAAAACATGTTATGGGTACTTTAGTGAAAATTGAGACTGTTTGCGCTTCATGTACATTCCCTACATACTGGTACAGTCAGCCATTTGTTGGGGCTATTCCATCTGTGAATTTAGCTATGTCAGCAAGCATCCTATTCTCTGGAGCAATTCCAACAAAAGCACTCCGAATGTTTCAGTTTATGAACATTTCTCATGTAAGTAAAGAAACCTTCATGTTACACCAGAAAAACTACCTTTTTCCTGCAATCAGCTTCTGCTGGAACAGTCACCAGTCCCGTTATAATGTGCAGGATGCCTTGGCACGAGGTACACAATTGGTGTTAGGAGGTGATGGCCGTGCTGACACACCAGGACATAGTGCCAAGTATGGGTCATATGGCTTGATGGACCTTCAAGATGGTGTTGTAATAGACATCCAGTTAGTACAGGTATGTTTTTATCTATAAGTGCCATGAAAAGTTATAAACATTACTTCTGtataatttacttttttatttgtcTTCTTCGTGTACAGGTGAAAAACTGTAGTTATTTAGACGCTCCAAAAAAGAATCCTGTCCAAAGTTCAGGATGCATGCCAAAGTCAGTAATATTAACTATAAAAAAACCTTACAATTCAACTAAATTCAATTTCCCATTCAAATGTGCCAAGGTTATCAGATGATCATTTAGACCCTTGGTCCTCTATtcaatataaacttattttaatttcttaaaaatataacatacagttgtattattgatatgtttCAGAGTAACGAGGTAAAAAGTAGCAACAATATGGAGAAAGAGGGTTTAGTCCGGGCTATGAGTGTGTTGAAGGAGAGAGGATTGAGTGTTGGTGCCCTGGTAACAGACAGGCACCTACAGATTCAAAAGTGGGTTAGAGAGAATATGCCAACAACTGACCATTACTATGATGTCTGGCATGTAGCAAAGGGCGAGTATAATGACATGATGAATTTTAATGATTGTTTGCCTTATGTTTAAAGTAACACGTTAAGTTGTCATGTAATGAGAGGATTCTAAccaaataaagaaatatcaaTTGATTTATTCTTGATAAACTTTTAAGTTTGAATTTGGAAGGTTGCCATTGTAttgattaatatatattcatatgttTCTACATATATCTATATGGATTAATTTATCACTCCCTACCATACCTGcttaaattaaaatgatttagcATCCATGACCACTTTCATTTTAGGTCTCAAGAAAAAACTCTGTTCTCTGGCAAAGGAGAAAGACTGTGGAGAGGTGACAGACTGGATAAAGTCCTTAACAAACCACCTGTATTGGTGCGCTGCGTCAACACCACCTGGTGAGGGTAATATAATGTGGGCCAAGTGGGTTTCTCTGGAAAACCACATCCAAAACATCCATCATGGTCATGGAAATTTATTTCCTGACTGTGCTCATCCAGACATGGACCCAGAAGTCAGAAGAAGGAAAAAATGGCTGAAACcaggtatttttttaaatggttgaataataatgtacatggtATTGATTCAGTAGTACCATTGTTTCCTACTATTGTAGTCCCTATGATTGTGAACAATTTcaacatgtttaatttttttttaaatttctttccATGAAACCGTTTGTAGGACATAATGACATCCATAATTCTTGTCTTGTCACATCTTATATTCTAAGTTCATTTCTTGCTCACAAACATTTCTagtttattaattcatttttgtgttatttaaaaatatatttgtattcataGGAACCAAAGCATGTGAAAAAGTTGGTGACCTCATCACTTCCAGACAGATGAAGAGAGATATCCCCAAACTGTCACCAGAATTCCAGACATCTGAAATTGAGGCATATCACAGCACCATTAACCATTTTGCCCCCAAAATGATTGGTTTTTCATATCATGGCATGTATTGCaggtaaaatatttcaaagcaaTTTCATTACAATATCAACAAGATAATCAAAGGATCTTGCCTTTTAACcagtatatattttctttcttatATCATCTGTTTACATAACTTCCATGGTCTcgactattctgtatttgcatattacagagttatctgcccttgcaggtaggtattgattgtgttgacaactctgtaatatgcaatggCACAATAAATAACTGTATATACTATACCAGATAAGGTAGTTTTTTTCACTTATTGAATACACCtgtgtaattttgtatttatgttttgGTTTGTTAATCACTTCATCTAAATTTTTATAGCTATTACCTATGAATTACAGGTTGCTGCTAGCTGCTATGCATTTTAATGAGAATTCTGGAAGAGAACAGAGTCTGACCAAAGAAGGCAttccaaaatacaatattgtcTACCCCAAATATAAGAAAGGAGAACACACGATCCGACAAATGAAAATTGACCAATCATTTTGTAAGTTATATGATCATGttcataaacaacaacaaatatcttaatttttttGTCCCCAAAAGAATCacaaatgtgttaatatttagTATTGTTAGCATCAATATTGGATAAAGTAATAAAGATCAATGTAGACTACTGTTTGAACTTCACcgatttgaaataaatgaaaatattaacatatcTTGACATGACTAATacagtttgttttatattttgaatttgaaaaagatgTCCATTTTTACCTATATATTTCTCAGACTATGTAGAGAACTTGATGAGCGTCACAACGCAGATAACGAAGAAAGTGCGGATGCACAACAACAACAGCATCAGACTGCCAACATCTGTGCCAGCTCCATTGTGTTCTGACTATTTACATCCAGACAAAGAGGAGGCTATCTCTTCATTTTCATCACGGTTTGCCAGGAAGGAGACAAGTGCATAAGGCGGCATTGTTTCTGGACAGTATGACAATATACTGGCATGGTAGTTTGAAAAAGGACAACCATGTTTTTACATTgaattctttttaatttgttttctttctacatacatgtagaagTTTTTGGTAAAGACAGTTCTTGTTTCTGTTGGCTGGATTTCGTATATAACTCATATTTCTGTAGGCTCACctgcaaaataaatatttaagttaagCTACATACCTACACCAGATAATGTCAAAAGTTTAATTATTAAGATAAACATTGATTTTAAAAGTGTAATATAAAGCCAATACTATAAACTGGTACTATAAAAACTGGTCTAGTTTAAATTCCAGAACTAAAAAAT
Proteins encoded in this region:
- the LOC138313845 gene encoding uncharacterized protein; translation: HTTHGLSIILYTSSCDLFYKDIRKKTIKNVYICFPLGIGVDISPCIRSIGIQCDLLPSEPRGKVTDPEPPIPAPESPVISVVDSEDTLSYLSDEDASLYQPSLSDNSSDSDIDSHEDFPSGPSGERKFIVCESNLMELFQVCRFCGNEAHGEIKHVMGTLVKIETVCASCTFPTYWYSQPFVGAIPSVNLAMSASILFSGAIPTKALRMFQFMNISHVSKETFMLHQKNYLFPAISFCWNSHQSRYNVQDALARGTQLVLGGDGRADTPGHSAKYGSYGLMDLQDGVVIDIQLVQSNEVKSSNNMEKEGLVRAMSVLKERGLSVGALVTDRHLQIQKWVRENMPTTDHYYDVWHVAKGLKKKLCSLAKEKDCGEVTDWIKSLTNHLYWCAASTPPGEGNIMWAKWVSLENHIQNIHHGHGNLFPDCAHPDMDPEVRRRKKWLKPGTKACEKVGDLITSRQMKRDIPKLSPEFQTSEIEAYHSTINHFAPKMIGFSYHGMYCRLLLAAMHFNENSGREQSLTKEGIPKYNIVYPKYKKGEHTIRQMKIDQSFYYVENLMSVTTQITKKVRMHNNNSIRLPTSVPAPLCSDYLHPDKEEAISSFSSRFARKETSA